From Myxococcus stipitatus, one genomic window encodes:
- a CDS encoding AraC family transcriptional regulator: protein MATPIVSTRLPRLILDTVAAKGANADALARDAGVDRTRLTDAHTPIALPRGHLLWENAAAAVGDPHFGLHLATTVEPGQLDLFEYLCRTAATLGAGLALASRHLRLLHDGAELHLALSESRATLLYRCPNRPAGPGRQEAEFTLARLLTFAREATGQPLIPSQVGFTHAAPRGQDVLAEAFGTTRLAFRQKSCTLTLPREMLSLPLRHADGGLNALLLRHVDLLAREATRSVGWRERLQAQVEEEVERGEPSLTTVCARLGMSPRGLQRRLKAEGRTFREVTEDVRLEKARRLLAEDSLNIAGIARRVGYSDARALRRAFQRWTGMSPGRYRRSTSSV from the coding sequence ATGGCCACCCCCATTGTCTCCACGAGATTGCCCCGGCTCATCCTGGACACGGTCGCGGCGAAGGGCGCCAACGCCGACGCCCTGGCTCGGGATGCCGGGGTGGACCGGACACGGCTGACGGACGCGCACACGCCAATCGCCCTGCCTCGTGGACACCTGCTCTGGGAGAACGCCGCCGCGGCTGTTGGCGACCCGCACTTCGGGCTCCATCTGGCCACGACCGTCGAGCCCGGCCAGCTCGACCTCTTCGAGTATCTGTGTCGGACCGCCGCGACCCTGGGGGCGGGGCTCGCCCTCGCGAGCCGCCACTTGCGGTTGTTGCATGATGGCGCCGAGCTCCATCTCGCGCTGTCGGAGAGCCGCGCGACGCTCCTCTACCGGTGCCCGAATCGCCCTGCTGGACCTGGACGGCAGGAGGCGGAATTCACGCTCGCACGGCTCCTGACCTTCGCGCGCGAGGCCACCGGCCAGCCGTTGATTCCCTCCCAGGTGGGTTTCACCCACGCGGCTCCGCGTGGGCAGGACGTCCTCGCCGAGGCCTTCGGTACGACGCGGCTGGCCTTCCGTCAGAAGTCCTGCACGCTCACGCTGCCCCGGGAGATGCTCTCCCTTCCCCTGCGCCATGCGGATGGCGGGTTGAACGCCCTGCTCCTTCGCCATGTGGACCTGCTGGCGCGCGAGGCGACACGCTCCGTGGGCTGGCGCGAGCGGCTCCAGGCCCAGGTGGAAGAGGAGGTGGAGCGAGGAGAGCCATCGCTCACCACCGTGTGCGCGCGCCTGGGAATGAGCCCGCGCGGCCTCCAGCGCCGACTCAAGGCCGAGGGGCGGACATTCCGCGAAGTGACCGAGGACGTCCGCCTGGAGAAGGCCCGCCGACTGCTCGCCGAGGACTCGCTCAACATCGCGGGTATCGCGCGGCGCGTGGGCTATTCGGATGCACGGGCCCTGCGACGCGCCTTCCAGCGCTGGACCGGCATGAGCCCGGGGCGCTACCGCCGGAGCACATCCTCCGTGTGA
- a CDS encoding LysR family transcriptional regulator, with protein MDDLADLTAFMTVAREGGFRNAARVAGTSASRLGDAVRRLEARLGVRLLHRTTRSVTPTDAGARLLERITPALGEVRAALDVVNDFRDRPAGRLRLNVPTAAARLVLPRIVPPFLAKYPDICLEVTAEERSIDVVAEGFDAGIRYEEWLEKDMVAVPIGPRVQRFAAAASPEYLSRRGRPTHPHELLEHDCLRWRFMKGPLHPWEFERDGETIKVDPKGQLIVGFGGTMELAVDAAVAGSGIVYLFEDWLRPFIDRGELVPVLQAWWPSFSGPFLYYPSRRHLQTPLRAFVDFIRSMQSTQPRARRRNGR; from the coding sequence ATGGATGACCTCGCAGACCTCACCGCGTTCATGACGGTCGCTCGTGAGGGTGGCTTTCGCAACGCCGCCCGGGTTGCGGGCACGAGCGCTTCGCGACTGGGCGACGCGGTTCGCCGACTGGAAGCCCGTCTCGGAGTTCGGCTGCTCCATCGCACCACCCGCAGCGTCACCCCCACGGACGCAGGTGCGCGCCTCCTCGAGCGAATCACCCCAGCGCTCGGTGAAGTGCGCGCGGCGCTGGACGTGGTCAACGATTTCCGCGACCGGCCCGCGGGGCGTTTGAGGCTCAACGTGCCAACCGCCGCCGCGCGGCTCGTTCTCCCGCGCATCGTTCCGCCCTTCCTCGCGAAGTACCCCGACATCTGCCTCGAGGTGACCGCCGAGGAGCGAAGCATCGACGTGGTTGCCGAAGGCTTCGACGCCGGCATTCGCTACGAAGAATGGCTCGAAAAGGACATGGTGGCGGTTCCCATCGGTCCACGCGTGCAGCGGTTCGCCGCGGCCGCGTCCCCCGAGTATCTCTCTCGCCGTGGTCGTCCCACCCATCCCCATGAATTGCTCGAACACGATTGCTTGCGATGGCGCTTCATGAAAGGGCCACTGCACCCGTGGGAATTCGAACGAGACGGAGAGACGATCAAAGTCGACCCCAAGGGCCAGCTGATCGTCGGGTTCGGTGGCACCATGGAGCTCGCGGTGGATGCCGCCGTGGCGGGGAGTGGGATCGTCTATCTGTTCGAGGATTGGCTCCGCCCCTTCATCGACCGAGGGGAGTTGGTTCCCGTGCTCCAAGCGTGGTGGCCGAGCTTCTCCGGGCCGTTTCTCTACTACCCCAGTCGTCGGCACCTGCAGACGCCGCTGCGTGCCTTCGTGGACTTCATCAGGTCGATGCAGTCGACGCAGCCGAGAGCGCGTCGACGTAACGGACGCTGA
- a CDS encoding alpha/beta fold hydrolase, whose amino-acid sequence MRTPSSIPLDARLREAAPGRFIALSDGQTHYLLDGPEGGSAVVLIPGATLPLFVWEPLVEPLVRAGHRVLRYDLFGRGYSDRPKVRYGPELYERQLTELLAALGLHAPVHLVGLAFGGLLAVQYVDRNPERVRALCLIEPDGFGTKLSLGVRLMHVPVLGEALFAVMGERQLRARLPGYSRRPELIPELEARFLPSTRIEGFGHALLSTLRHMAIHTAAPTFHRVAERRVPTLLLWGRDDRITPLHIAEEVHAALPHAELHIIDDAGHLPHYERPEAVAPLLTEFLAKPLESRRSR is encoded by the coding sequence ATGCGAACTCCTTCGTCAATTCCCCTCGACGCGCGGCTCCGGGAGGCGGCCCCAGGCCGATTCATCGCCCTGAGCGATGGGCAGACACACTACCTGCTGGACGGCCCCGAAGGCGGCTCCGCCGTGGTGTTGATTCCGGGTGCCACGCTGCCGCTGTTCGTCTGGGAGCCCCTTGTCGAGCCGCTCGTGCGCGCGGGCCACCGGGTGCTGCGCTATGACCTGTTTGGCCGAGGGTACTCGGACCGACCGAAGGTGAGGTACGGCCCGGAGCTGTATGAACGGCAGCTCACGGAGCTGCTGGCGGCCCTGGGGCTCCACGCGCCGGTGCACCTGGTGGGGCTCGCCTTCGGCGGGCTGCTGGCGGTGCAGTACGTGGACCGGAATCCCGAGCGCGTCCGCGCGCTGTGTCTCATCGAGCCGGATGGCTTCGGAACGAAGCTGTCGCTCGGGGTCCGGCTCATGCACGTGCCCGTGCTGGGGGAAGCCCTCTTCGCGGTGATGGGCGAGCGGCAGCTGCGAGCCCGGCTGCCGGGCTATTCACGCCGCCCCGAGCTGATTCCGGAGCTCGAGGCCCGCTTCCTGCCCTCCACGCGCATCGAGGGATTCGGCCACGCGCTGCTCTCGACGCTGCGACACATGGCCATCCACACCGCGGCGCCGACCTTCCACCGCGTGGCCGAGCGCCGTGTCCCCACGCTGTTGCTGTGGGGTCGCGACGACAGAATCACGCCCCTCCACATCGCCGAAGAGGTCCACGCGGCCCTGCCCCACGCGGAGCTCCACATCATCGACGACGCCGGGCACCTGCCCCATTACGAGCGCCCCGAGGCAGTGGCCCCATTGCTCACGGAGTTCCTCGCGAAGCCACTGGAGTCGCGACGGTCTCGTTGA
- a CDS encoding aldo/keto reductase family oxidoreductase, whose translation MTDPHITDSYLLGSRTVRRLGYGAMQLAGPGVFGPPRDRKAAVAVLREAIAQGVNHIDTSDIYGPHVTNELIREALHPYREDLVIATKVGAVRGPSGSWEPAFSATDIERAVHDNLRNLGLDVLDVVNLRAMFSAHGPAEGSIEAPLTALAELQRRGLIRHIGLSNVTAAQLEEGRKLTKIVCVQNQYNLTHRGDDAVIDELAALGIAYVPFYPLGGFSPLQSSALDTVAARLGATPMQVALAWLLYRSPNVLLIPGTSSLAHLRENLASASIVLGAEELATLNGLSEHP comes from the coding sequence ATGACCGACCCTCACATCACGGACAGCTACCTCCTCGGCTCGCGCACCGTTCGTCGTCTCGGCTACGGAGCCATGCAACTCGCGGGTCCCGGCGTCTTCGGCCCTCCCAGGGATCGCAAGGCCGCCGTCGCCGTGCTGAGAGAAGCCATCGCTCAGGGCGTCAACCATATCGACACCAGCGACATCTACGGTCCCCATGTCACGAACGAGCTCATCCGCGAGGCGCTCCATCCGTACCGCGAGGACCTGGTCATCGCCACGAAGGTCGGCGCGGTGCGAGGCCCGTCTGGGTCGTGGGAGCCCGCCTTCTCCGCCACGGACATCGAGCGCGCGGTTCACGACAACCTTCGCAATCTCGGCTTGGACGTGCTCGACGTCGTGAACCTTCGCGCGATGTTCAGCGCCCATGGCCCAGCGGAGGGCTCCATCGAAGCTCCGCTCACCGCGCTCGCTGAGCTTCAGCGACGTGGGTTGATTCGACACATCGGCTTGAGCAACGTCACGGCCGCGCAGCTCGAGGAGGGACGCAAGCTCACGAAGATCGTGTGCGTGCAGAACCAATACAACCTGACGCACCGTGGTGACGACGCGGTCATCGACGAACTCGCCGCGCTCGGCATCGCGTATGTTCCGTTCTACCCGCTCGGCGGGTTCTCACCACTTCAGTCCAGCGCGCTCGACACCGTGGCCGCCCGGCTCGGGGCCACGCCGATGCAGGTGGCGCTCGCGTGGCTCTTGTACCGCTCACCCAACGTGCTGCTCATTCCCGGCACGTCCTCGCTCGCACACCTCCGGGAGAACCTCGCGAGCGCCTCGATCGTCTTGGGCGCCGAGGAGCTGGCCACGCTGAACGGGCTTTCCGAGCACCCCTGA